One genomic region from Pyxicephalus adspersus chromosome 1, UCB_Pads_2.0, whole genome shotgun sequence encodes:
- the ITGAE gene encoding LOW QUALITY PROTEIN: integrin alpha-E (The sequence of the model RefSeq protein was modified relative to this genomic sequence to represent the inferred CDS: substituted 1 base at 1 genomic stop codon), with product MYMKWNYRTGPIGIIRTGTKTGCFILILFLVPSGCFNIDTGKIWSYSAGKKSLFGQSVMQYKEKSEKGVYVVSPLKEFGKRTFDGTFKCALNNDDSNLDCTLYNILSATGQDQVIPGVPYPIVSQSRSSESTLTCQQIRTRKFKSTTGEQNGVCILRAYENGDVRNFSFSDLLKTGFNGNTMEIKTDYKKQKSIMNDNNNNNNNNDDEEEEGGTEIAIVLDGSGSISKSDFQKAKDFISNLMTKIWEKCSECEFAVVQYGDKIQTEFDIQDSRRDSSFIQNKAKAIEQVGNVTKTASALLHVLDNIFNEAHGSKKSATKVILVLTDGDIFMDPVDLPTVINDERMKSIERFIIGVGEVFNKTQAYSELKMIASDEKDHVIRVDDYSKLDGLLSALQQKMIGIEGTKGDSLEFDLAQIGFATHIKDKDTLVLGAVGAFDWSGGLLLTSTETQKVKFLNDSSENAKKAAYGYLGYSVATAKGKHTFLYIAGAPRHSNMGKVLVFEEDITTYHLSQTLEGEQVGSYFGHQLCALDVKSDGIVDFLLVGAPFYHMKAEEGRVYIFKLNDEGKFTLKIKLDQHYYSYARFGYSIAKIGDINQDGYQDIAIGAPLEGHFEDPGSFGSVYIXNGNADSFHTTPSQRIRANDCKRKLQFFGHSVDGGLDLTDDGYTDLAIGSLGNVMVLRSRPVVKVNVSVQLHPEKIRVYTDKTVTASLCFNITPFKQQEFRKTHLYYELNLDVTMEEKRISFNDTSSSKGKLYLLSSRCTKNFTLTVLPCSYDCFSNIKVQVSYTLRATEQNRDLPSPILDFFDKNYSYIELIYEKDCKNKTVCIPELHLSSTMSRQELIVGYTKDLTMTISLINTGDSSFMTNLTLNYPKNLQLNTMKPANYPNIKCYEQKNPSSYTSTLTCKIRHPVFKSANETFDIIWQLSEEKFPDDEAIIYSILSNMNGVSAPLIQKTVLPVKHSLNMVLAVQPNELYVKIPPKSPSLQEIGYIFSINGENQYDAELSLELQIPIYMKSVTIAVINPIEKAQNSTQCKREKRECKYGNTSRKHKDEVLTCLAMQCNIYSVQEEITVTAQLFLHTLQSLVEDTQELNITAELHYDKDVFVNIKDPELKTQLTIFVHKEKVMNILPVVIGSSIGGILLLLIIVVILVKCGFFKRKYRDMNQNQH from the exons AGTTTATGTTGTTTCACCTTTAAAGGAATTTGGAAAAAGGACATTTGATGGaacatttaaatgtgcacttAATAATGATGATTCTAACCTAGACTGCACATTGTACAACATTCTATCAGCAACAG GGCAAGATCAAGTGATCCCTGGTGTTCCATATCCAATTGTGTCCCAATCCAGAAGTTCAGAAAGTACTCTG ACCTGCCAGCAGATCAGAACTCGCAAGTTCAAAAGCACTACGGGAGAACAAAATGGAGTTTGCATACTTCGTGCTTATGAAAATGGGGATGTTAGGAATTTTTCTTTCTCTGATCTCTTAAAAACTG GGTTCAATGGTAACACAATGGAAATAAAGACTGATTACAAGAAACAGAAAAGCATTATGaatgacaataataacaacaataataacaatgacGATGAAGAAGAGGAAGGTG GAACAGAGATTGCGATAGTTCTTGATGGCTCAGGGAGCATATCAAAATCTGACTTCCAAAAGGCAAAGGATTTTATATCAAACCTGATgacaaaaatatgggaaaaatgttctgag TGTGAGTTTGCTGTTGTCCAGTATGGGGACAAGATCCAAACAGAATTTGACATTCAGGACAGTCGCAGAGACAGCAGCTTCATCCAAAATAAAGCTAAAGCTATAGAGCAAGTAGGAAATGTGACAAAAACAGCATCTGCCCTCCTCCATGTCCT GGACAACATTTTCAATGAAGCTCATGGGTCTAAAAAAAGTGCCACAAAGGTAATCTTAGTGCTGACAGACGGAGATATATTTATGGATCCTGTGGATTTACCAACCGTCATTAATGATGAGAGGATGAAAAGCATTGAACGATTTATAATTGGG GTTGGAGAGGTATTTAATAAGACTCAAGCCTATAGTGAGCTTAAGATGATTGCCAGCGATGAAAAAGACCATGTCATCAGAGTGGATGACTATTCAAAACTGGATGGACTCCTGTCTGCCCTACAGCAAAAAATGAttggaattgaag GTACTAAAGGTGATTCGCTGGAATTTGATTTGGCACAAATTGGATTTGCAACTCATATTAAAGACAAG GATACCCTGGTGCTTGGAGCAGTTGGTGCCTTTGATTGGTCCGGTGGTTTGTTGCTTACAAGCACAGAGacacaaaaagtgaaatttctcAATGATTCCTCCGAAAATGCAAAGAAAGCAGCCTATGGATATTTAG GATACAGCGTGGCCACAGCAAAAGGAAAGCACACATTCCTTTACATAGCAGGCGCACCACGGCACTCCAATATGGGAAAGGTGCTTGTCTTTGAGGAGGATATTACCACCTATCACCTATCTCAGACTCTGGAAGGAGAACAG GTTGGATCATACTTCGGTCATCAGCTGTGTGCACTGGACGTGAAGTCAGATGGCATTGTAGATTTTCTACTGGTGGGGGCACCATTCTACCATATGAAAGCAGAAGAAGGGAGAGTCTACATCTTTAAGCTCAACGACGAG ggaaaatttactttgaaaataaaaCTAGATCAACATTACTATTCTTATGCAAGGTTTGGCTACTCTATAGCTAAGATTGGCGATATCAACCAAGATGGATACCAGGACATTGCCATAGGAGCACCTCTAGAAGGCCATTTTGAAGACCCAGGATCATTTGGAAGTGTTTATATTTAGAACGGCAATGCTGATAGTTTCCACACTACTCCTTCCCAG AGAATAAGAGCTAATGACTGTAAGCGAAAGCTACAATTCTTTGGCCATTCAGTTGATGGCGGACTTGATCTTACAGACGATGGATATACAGACTTGGCAATAGGATCCTTGGGAAATGTTATGGTACTTCG ATCTCGACCGGtagtaaaagtaaatgtttctgTGCAGTTACATCCAGAAAAGATTCGTGTCTATACAGATAAAACTGTAACTGCCTCTCTGTGCTTTAACATTACGCCTTTCAAACAACAAG AATTCAGAAAAACCCACCTCTATTATGAACTGAACCTTGATGTCACCATGGAGGAGAAAAGAATTTCTTTCAACGATACATCTTCTAGCAAGGGAAAACTCTACCTTCTAAGTAGCAGATGTACAAAGAACTTTACCTTGACTGTGCTG CCATGTAGTTATGATTGTTTCAGCAATATTAAAGTCCAAGTTTCCTATACCCTGAGAGCCACTGAACAAAACCGGGATCTCCCATCACCTATACTGGATTTCTTTGACAAAAATTACAGTTACATTGAG CTGATATATGAAAAGGACTGCAAAAACAAGACTGTGTGCATTCCAGAATTACATCTGTCCTCAACAATGTCCCG gcaGGAACTCATCGTTGGATACACCAAAGACCTAACTATGACAATTTCACTGATTAATACAGGGGATAGTTCATTCATGAcaaatttaacattaaattatCCCAAGAACCTGCAATTGAATACAATGAAACCg gctAATTATCCCAATATTAAATGTTATGAACAGAAAAATCCTAGTTCCTATACCTCTACACTGACCTGCAAAATTCGGCATCCTGTGTTTAAATCTGCCAAT gaGACATTTGACATTATCTGGCAACTGAGTGAAGAAAAGTTCCCAGACGATGAAGCAATCATTTATTCTATACTCAGCAA catGAACGGTGTCTCTGCTCCACTAATTCAGAAGACGGTTCTCCCAGTGAAACACTCTTTAAACATGGTTCTAGCTGt GCAACCCAATGAATTGTATGTAAAGATCCCTCCAAAGTCACCATCACTTCAAGAGATTGGGTACATATTTAGC ATCAATGGAGAGAATCAGTATGATGCTGAACTGAGCTTAGAGCTGCAGATTCCCATTTACATGAAAAGTGTAACTATTGCTGTAATAAATCCAATTGAAAAAGCTCAG AACTCAACTCAATGTAAGCGGGAAAAACGGGAATGTAAATATGGAAACACGTCCAGAAAACAC AAAGATGAAGTGCTAACCTGCCTGGCTATGCAATGCAACATCTATTCAGTGCAGGAGGAGATCACTGTGACAGCTCAACTATTCTTGCATACTCTGCAATCG ttagtAGAGGACACACAAGAATTAAACATTACTGCTGAACTTCATTATGACAAAGATGTATTTGTGAATATAAAGGACCCAGAACTCAAAACACAG tTGACTATTTTTGTTCATAAAGAAAAAGTGATGAATATTTTGCCAGTAGTCATTGGAAGTTCCATTGGGGGTATTCTCCTCTTACTGATCATTGTTGTGATCCTTGTCAAG tGTGGCTTCTTTAAGAGAAAATACAGAGATATGAACCAAAATCAGCACTGA